A genomic window from Lotus japonicus ecotype B-129 chromosome 1, LjGifu_v1.2 includes:
- the LOC130725981 gene encoding protein MAINTENANCE OF MERISTEMS-like, whose translation MAKRKSQGRRKSHVAGSSHDATEDVEDRYTAPDDVEDRHRRLHASFRRVRGRFGEDQDVGGTSNEERRDPCEMIHEPSRQTNPEPSPPSRRMTPQSSAESEHEVDVEHEVDVELQVDVEPEVGVELEGDAGARRDEVPVQTEAPFPGGPDDLSLLVRYPHHVAPCLWHHIIGTDPRYPDRGVLKFASAGMKLAKLTCEGEGDDMSAVRQRVEGTGLYPLFSCTYLEIDTPLLSALVERWHEDTSSFHMPFGEMTITLDDVSSILHLPMGDRFYTPGQASREQAAETCVLLLGGVATDYIMEFKAVKTIGLRFGFLQTLYTRALAEHRHDHAARMWLLHLLGSTLFANKSGGHYTSVHWIGMLQHLDRVSEYAWGAIALATLYDALGHASRRKTKQMSGCSSLLVAWVFEHFPPTIIQRIEVPEYTEDQPRACRWMESRAGHAGLMERRVLFDQMTAEDVIWTPYEEHRSHRELDVRALYSGYIRTPIRTAVRPHLPERVMRQLGTCSLSRDTHLL comes from the exons ATGGCTAAGAGGAAGAGCCAAGGGCGCAGGAAATCACATGTTGCTGGGAGCTCCCATGATGCCACGGAGGATGTTGAGGATCGCTACACAGCCCCTGATGATGTTGAGGATCGCCACAGACGGCTGCATGCTTCTTTTCGTAGAGTCAGAGGCAGATTTGGTGAGGACCAGGATGTTGGTGGGACATCAAATGAGGAGCGTCGAGACCCTTGTGAGATGATTCATGAGCCTTCTCGTCAGACGAATCCCGAGCCTTCTCCGCCTTCTCGTCGGATGACTCCTCAGAGTTCGGCAGAGAGTGAGCATGAGGTTGATGTGGAGCATGAGGTTGATGTGGAGCTTCAGGTTGATGTGGAGCCTGAGGTTGGTGTGGAGCTTGAGGGTGATGCTGGAGCACGACGGGATGAGGTGCCAGTCCAGACAGAGGCACCGTTTCCAGGGGGGCCTGATGATCTGTCACTGTTGGTCCGTTACCCACATCACGTTGCGCCGTGTCTGTGGCATCATATTATAGGCACCGACCCGCGTTACCCCGATAGAGGTGTGTTGAAGTTTGCCAGCGCTGGGATGAAGCTGGCAAAGCTGACATGTGAGGGCGAGGGAGACGATATGAGCGCTGTTCGTCAGCGTGTGGAGGGGACCGGACTCTATCCGCTCTTCAGTTGCACCTATCTGGAGATAGACACACCCCTTCTATCTGCCCTCGTCGAGAGATGGCATGAGGATACCAGCAGCTTCCACATGCCATTCGGGGAGATGACCATCACCCTGGATGACGTGTCATCTATACTTCATTTGCCGATGGGTGATAGGTTTTATACTCCCGGACAGGCCAGCAGAGAACAGGCAGCGGAGACCTGTGTTCTGCTCTTAGGAGGGGTAGCCACGGACTACATCATGGAGTTTAAGGCGGTGAAGACCATTGGCTTGCGATTCGGGTTCTTGCAGACTCTTTACACTAGGGCTCTTGCTG AGCATCGGCATGACCATGCAGCACGGATGTGGCTACTTCACCTCCTCGGCTCGACCTTGTTTGCGAACAAGAGTGGAGGACACTACACTTCTGTCCATTGGATCGGCATGCTGCAGCATCTTGATCGGGTGTCAGAGTATGCGTGGGGCGCCATTGCACTAGCTACACTGTATGATGCACTTGGTCATGCCTCACGGAGGAAGACCAAGCAGATGAGCGGTTGTTCTTCCCTCCTGGTAGCTTGGGTGTTTGAGCACTTCCCACCCACCATTATTCAGCGGATTGAGGTCCCCGAGTACACGGAGGACCAGCCCAGAGCGTGCAGGTGGATGGAGTCCCGGGCTGGGCATGCTGGACTGATGGAGAGGCGAGTTCTCTTCGATCAGATGACGGCAGAGGACGTCATATGGACACCGTATGAGGAGCACAGGAGTCACAGAGAGCTGGACGTCCGAGCTTTATACTCAGGCTACATCCGGACTCCCATCCGGACGGCCGTGCGACCTCATCTTCCTGAGCGTGTGATGCGGCAGTTGGGTACGTGCAGCCTATCCCGCGACACCCATCTGTTGTGA
- the LOC130730822 gene encoding nuclear transcription factor Y subunit A-10-like: protein MAMQTANLIEHEGIAHNFVGQLSSATSAPWWSAFGSQAVYGESCGQMKPFSLEPPISVDQLAAGKQSARGAEQVLAKGHTTQFTIFPDDCKVLGNAQKPQTTISLQSSPTDTHSRFELGFSQPMICAKYPYTDQFYGLFSTYGPQISGRIMLPLNLTTDEGPIYVNAKQYHGIIRRRQSRAKAVLDRKMTKRRKPYLHESRHLHALRRPRGCGGRFLNTKVSANGNGKTGRDVKKTGGEQLQSSGSQGSDVFQSEVGTLNSSKETNGSSPNVSGLEVTSMYSRGGFDTFSFNHLGSSVYPLADMVDCGRGIMPTKWVAAGGNSCNLNT, encoded by the exons ATGGCGATGCAAACTGCTAATCTCATAGAACATGAAGGGATTGCGCACAATTTTGTTGGGCAGTTGTCATCTGCAACTTCAGCACCATGGTGGAGTGCTTTTGGATCTCAAGCTGTTTATGGTGAGTCTTGTGGCCAAATGAAACCCTTTTCGTTGGAGCCGCCTATCTCGGTAGACCAACTTGCTGCCGGTAAGCAATCGGCTAGAGGAGCTGAACAAGTGTTGGCCAAAGGACACACAACTCAGTTTACCATCTTCCCAG ATGATTGTAAAGTGTTAGGTAATGCACAGAAGCCTCAGACAACCATATCACTGCAGTCATCACCTACTGATACCCACTCTCGTTTTGAGCTAGGATTTAGTCAGCCTATG ATCTGTGCTAAGTATCCTTACACGGATCAATTTTATGGGCTCTTCTCAACTTATGGACCTCAAATTTCG GGACGTATAATGCTGCCACTTAACCTGACAACCGATGAAGGACCAATTTACGTTAATGCTAAGCAGTACCATGGAATCATTAGGCGTCGGCAGTCTCGTGCCAAAGCTGTGCTTGATCGCAAAATGACTAAACGTCGTAAG CCCTATTTGCATGAGTCCCGCCATCTCCATGCACTGCGACGACCAAGAGGATGTGGTGGTCGTTTCTTGAACACAAAGGTTTCTGCTAATGGAAATGGCAAAACTGGAAGGGACGTGAAGAAAACTGGTGGTGAACAGCTACAGTCCAGTGGTTCTCAGGGTTCTGATGTCTTTCAATCTGAGGTTGGAACTTTAAACTCTTCGAAAGAGACTAATGGGAGCAGTCCAAATGTTTCTGGTTTAGAGGTGACTAGCATGTATTCAAGGGGAGGTTTTGACACCTTTTCTTTCAACCATCTTGGATCTTCTGTCTACCCTCTGGCAGACATGGTCGATTGTGGGCGTGGCATCATGCCCACAAAATGGGTTGCAGCGGGAGGTAACAGCTGCAACCTTAACACTTGA